Proteins from a single region of Pseudodesulfovibrio portus:
- a CDS encoding WbuC family cupin fold metalloprotein, with translation MNWRKVNDEVYYLDRPGVPVGEADLDELIRLAADNPRRRARLCTHEGPDSLLQEMFIVHGRSCYVRPHKHLDKEECVTILLGEVDIVLFDEDGIVTEVVRLGDRNSGRPFSCRMVMGVYHMFLIRSETLVFCEATTGPFDRDKMVFASWSPDEDGDVAGYESKVDAVIQGRVGK, from the coding sequence ATGAACTGGCGCAAGGTCAACGACGAGGTCTACTACCTCGACCGGCCGGGAGTCCCGGTGGGCGAGGCCGACCTGGACGAGCTGATCCGGCTGGCTGCGGACAACCCCCGCAGGCGCGCCCGGCTGTGCACCCACGAGGGGCCGGACTCCCTGCTCCAGGAGATGTTCATCGTCCATGGGCGGTCCTGTTACGTGCGCCCGCACAAGCATCTGGACAAGGAGGAGTGCGTGACCATCCTCCTCGGCGAGGTGGACATCGTCCTGTTCGACGAAGACGGCATCGTGACCGAGGTCGTCAGGCTGGGTGACAGAAATTCGGGCCGCCCGTTCTCCTGCCGCATGGTCATGGGCGTCTACCATATGTTCCTGATCCGATCCGAGACCCTGGTCTTCTGCGAGGCCACCACCGGGCCGTTCGATCGAGACAAGATGGTTTTCGCCTCCTGGAGCCCGGACGAGGACGGCGATGTGGCCGGGTATGAATCGAAAGTGGATGCCGTCATCCAGGGGAGGGTTGGGAAATGA
- a CDS encoding class I SAM-dependent methyltransferase yields MTLCCLCNSPRLETLVKVDGQPLGNRFLQAADADEYTHVKHAAVCLDCGLVQLVDPIPAEEMMPVFDWITYNEPEPHLDRTAEVLFGLPGIGPESVVGGVSFKDDSTIARLERMGVENTWRIDPEAHLGVDRPGVGVETVQARLPECLDTGLARFRQRADILISRHIMEHLHDLRGYMRGLRAMVRPGGYLFLEAPCCDDQFRLKDFAPLWEEHLQYYTPAIFKGVFAAFGFELVHYERVSYPLEDSLVGVGRLVGEEQPFVIDADELAVEIERARGYGRGFDEMRAWWREYLAAFTKEQGKVAVFGAGHLGCTFVNLLGLKEHISFFVDDNPDKAGLFMPGSRLPILKSAALIEEDVKLALMCFNPAVEPKVIANNQPFLDRGGRFASIFPKSAIALGPERSVS; encoded by the coding sequence GTGACCCTCTGCTGCCTGTGCAATTCCCCCCGGTTGGAAACCCTGGTCAAGGTCGACGGCCAGCCCCTGGGCAACCGGTTCCTGCAAGCCGCGGACGCGGACGAGTACACGCACGTCAAGCACGCCGCAGTCTGCCTGGATTGCGGGTTGGTGCAGCTGGTCGATCCGATCCCGGCCGAGGAGATGATGCCGGTCTTCGACTGGATCACCTACAACGAGCCGGAGCCGCACCTGGACCGGACCGCCGAGGTCCTGTTCGGACTTCCCGGCATAGGACCCGAGTCCGTGGTGGGCGGCGTGTCCTTCAAGGACGACTCCACCATCGCCCGGCTGGAAAGAATGGGCGTGGAAAACACCTGGCGCATCGACCCTGAAGCGCATCTGGGCGTGGACCGGCCCGGCGTGGGCGTGGAGACCGTGCAGGCGCGGCTGCCCGAGTGCCTGGACACGGGGCTTGCCCGGTTCAGGCAGAGGGCGGATATTCTCATCTCCCGCCACATCATGGAGCACCTGCACGACCTGCGTGGCTACATGCGCGGGCTCAGGGCCATGGTCAGGCCCGGCGGTTATCTCTTTCTGGAAGCGCCGTGCTGCGACGACCAGTTCCGGCTCAAGGATTTCGCCCCGCTCTGGGAGGAGCACCTGCAATACTACACCCCGGCCATCTTCAAGGGGGTGTTCGCGGCCTTCGGCTTCGAGCTGGTCCACTATGAGCGGGTCAGCTATCCGCTGGAGGATTCCCTTGTGGGCGTCGGCCGACTGGTGGGCGAGGAGCAGCCGTTTGTCATCGACGCCGACGAACTGGCCGTCGAGATCGAGCGGGCCAGGGGCTACGGCCGGGGGTTCGACGAGATGCGGGCGTGGTGGCGGGAATACCTGGCCGCGTTCACCAAAGAGCAGGGCAAGGTGGCCGTGTTCGGTGCCGGGCACCTGGGCTGTACCTTCGTCAACCTGCTGGGATTGAAAGAACATATTTCCTTTTTCGTGGACGACAACCCGGACAAGGCCGGGCTGTTCATGCCCGGTTCCCGGCTGCCCATCCTGAAATCCGCCGCCCTCATCGAGGAGGACGTGAAGCTGGCGCTCATGTGCTTCAACCCGGCGGTGGAACCCAAGGTGATCGCCAACAATCAACCGTTTCTGGACAGGGGAGGGCGGTTCGCCTCCATCTTCCCCAAGTCGGCCATCGCACTGGGGCCGGAAAGGAGCGTGTCATGA